One window of Cystobacter fuscus DSM 2262 genomic DNA carries:
- a CDS encoding sensor histidine kinase, with protein MRQRAARQSMERLLRLQKVTSELSQALTPEQVASVIVRQAGPAMGACEACIYLLAAPGMLHLVQAMGMPEAALERWRWLPVTEPVPIAQAARTEKPVWVESLASFRQLYPALDDMPLSQNGAWAFLPLHVERRFLGVFAVGFPLGGGFTAEDKDFACLLSRQCAQALERALLYARERELREEAERARSEAEEHRRLLELEHRRLQAVLQQLPQGVLLAEAPSGRMVMANDRALRLGKCPLPVQLDWSLKEYSALRGFHPDGRPYPPSEWPLVRALSGEVVRGDVMEFPDTEGSTLTLEVSAGPVRDAEGQVTAAVAVLDDISERLRMERALREGECVFRRIMESDMMGLSFCDQDGLLLEANDTFLSLVGHDREEVRRGRLHWRMLLPQEEESIAGELWTRGASPPTFEMELLRGDGGRVPVLTGSAWVEEQERVLTFVLDLSDLKRAEGALRFLATASRVLGQSLEVSDATLQDVAGLASFSVASWCVIDLATPEGMLRRAAVAHREEGREERLRRAWPLPPLSDSGGALLDAMHSGEPLLFQDFGVETWRFLASGAVPEVEDLSDGTCSVLVVPLRSHERTLGLVTLGACSQRRRFGPEDISLGQELAHRVAAALESTRLFTDSQRAVRLRDEFLAVASHELKTPLTPLRLQLQGLRRVVDSTEGRPVDPERVLRASRICEAQVRKLSGLVNDLLDVSRLAQGRLPLHLEQVDLMAIARDVLSQFSDEAARAGCSVELWAGPPVVGEWDRVRLEQVVTNLLTNALKYGAGRPVHVRVWAEEGVARLSVRDEGIGIAPEHRSRIFGKFERAVSERHYGGLGLGLHITQQIVQAFGGSILVESEPGRGSTFTVALPPGMHAMLAHP; from the coding sequence ATGCGGCAGCGGGCGGCGCGACAATCGATGGAGCGGCTGCTGCGCTTGCAGAAGGTGACGAGTGAGCTGTCCCAGGCGCTCACGCCCGAGCAGGTGGCCAGTGTCATCGTCCGGCAGGCGGGGCCGGCCATGGGGGCGTGCGAGGCTTGCATCTATCTGCTCGCGGCGCCCGGGATGCTGCACCTGGTTCAAGCGATGGGGATGCCCGAGGCTGCACTCGAGCGCTGGCGTTGGCTGCCCGTGACCGAGCCCGTCCCCATCGCGCAGGCCGCGCGCACGGAGAAGCCCGTCTGGGTCGAGTCGCTGGCGTCCTTCCGCCAGCTCTACCCGGCCCTCGACGACATGCCGCTGAGCCAGAATGGCGCGTGGGCGTTCCTGCCGCTGCACGTGGAGCGACGGTTCCTGGGTGTGTTTGCGGTTGGCTTCCCGCTGGGGGGGGGCTTCACGGCGGAGGACAAGGACTTCGCCTGTCTCCTCTCCAGACAATGCGCGCAGGCGTTGGAGCGTGCCCTCCTCTATGCGCGCGAGCGGGAGTTGCGCGAGGAGGCGGAGCGGGCGCGGTCCGAGGCCGAGGAGCACCGCCGTTTGTTGGAATTGGAGCACCGCCGCCTCCAGGCCGTGCTCCAGCAACTGCCCCAAGGCGTCCTCCTCGCCGAAGCCCCGAGTGGCCGGATGGTGATGGCCAATGATCGGGCGCTGCGGCTCGGCAAATGTCCTCTCCCCGTGCAACTCGACTGGAGCCTGAAGGAGTACTCGGCCCTCCGTGGTTTCCACCCGGATGGGCGCCCCTATCCTCCGAGCGAGTGGCCCCTGGTTCGTGCCCTCTCTGGAGAGGTGGTGCGCGGCGATGTCATGGAATTTCCCGACACCGAGGGCTCCACGCTCACGCTCGAGGTGAGCGCTGGACCGGTGCGCGACGCGGAGGGCCAGGTGACGGCCGCGGTGGCCGTCCTCGATGACATCTCCGAGCGGTTGCGGATGGAGCGGGCCCTGCGCGAGGGGGAGTGTGTGTTCCGCCGCATCATGGAGTCCGACATGATGGGGCTGTCCTTCTGTGACCAGGACGGACTCCTGCTCGAGGCCAATGACACCTTCCTCTCGCTCGTCGGCCACGATCGGGAGGAGGTGCGGCGGGGCCGCCTGCACTGGCGCATGTTGTTGCCTCAGGAGGAGGAATCGATCGCTGGCGAGCTGTGGACGCGCGGCGCGTCCCCCCCCACCTTCGAGATGGAGCTGCTGCGCGGGGATGGCGGCCGGGTGCCGGTGCTGACGGGCTCGGCGTGGGTGGAGGAGCAGGAGCGCGTCCTCACCTTCGTGTTGGATCTGTCGGACCTCAAGCGGGCGGAAGGTGCGCTGCGCTTCCTCGCCACGGCCAGCCGCGTCCTGGGCCAGTCGCTGGAGGTGTCCGACGCCACGCTCCAGGACGTGGCGGGTCTGGCGAGTTTCTCGGTGGCCTCGTGGTGTGTCATCGACCTGGCTACCCCCGAGGGGATGCTGCGCAGGGCGGCCGTGGCCCACCGGGAGGAGGGGCGCGAGGAGCGGCTGCGGCGGGCATGGCCGTTGCCCCCGCTGAGTGATTCGGGGGGGGCCCTGCTGGACGCGATGCACTCGGGCGAGCCGCTGCTCTTCCAGGACTTCGGCGTGGAGACGTGGCGCTTCCTGGCCTCGGGCGCCGTGCCCGAGGTCGAGGACCTGTCGGACGGGACCTGCTCGGTGCTGGTGGTGCCGCTGCGCTCGCACGAGCGCACCCTGGGCCTCGTCACCCTGGGCGCCTGCTCGCAGCGGCGGCGCTTCGGCCCCGAGGACATCTCCCTGGGTCAGGAACTGGCGCACCGCGTGGCGGCGGCGCTGGAGAGCACGCGGCTCTTCACGGATTCGCAGCGCGCGGTGCGTCTGCGCGACGAGTTCCTCGCGGTCGCCTCGCACGAACTGAAGACGCCGCTCACGCCGCTGCGGCTTCAACTCCAGGGACTGCGGCGGGTGGTCGACTCGACGGAGGGTCGGCCCGTGGACCCGGAGCGCGTGCTCCGGGCCTCGCGGATCTGCGAGGCCCAGGTGCGCAAGTTGTCGGGGCTGGTGAATGATTTGCTGGACGTCTCCCGGTTGGCACAGGGCCGGCTCCCGCTTCATCTGGAGCAGGTGGACCTGATGGCGATCGCGCGGGACGTGCTCTCGCAGTTCTCGGACGAGGCCGCGCGCGCGGGCTGCTCGGTGGAGTTATGGGCCGGACCGCCCGTGGTGGGCGAGTGGGACCGGGTGCGGCTGGAGCAGGTGGTGACCAACCTGCTGACCAACGCGCTCAAATACGGAGCGGGCCGGCCCGTGCACGTGCGCGTCTGGGCGGAAGAGGGCGTGGCGCGGCTGTCGGTGCGGGACGAGGGCATCGGCATCGCGCCGGAGCACCGCTCGCGCATCTTCGGCAAATTCGAGCGCGCCGTGTCCGAGCGTCACTATGGCGGGCTGGGCCTGGGGCTCCACATCACGCAGCAGATCGTCCAGGCGTTCGGGGGCTCCATCCTGGTGGAGAGCGAGCCGGGCCGGGGCTCGACCTTCACGGTGGCGCTCCCACCCGGGATGCATGCCATGCTCGCGCACCCCTGA
- a CDS encoding family 43 glycosylhydrolase encodes MTREDRGSLPSGGTWLRPGLGRLAPLLLAATLHCGDGTTPSQNTGGDDVPSGGSGGSDVSPTPGSDSGGAGPGNESPGSVPLGPECSPGTSGNPFVGGWYADPDMKIYNGVYWVYPTYSAPYDQQTYLDAFSSTDLIHWTKHSRVLDKANVSWATRAIWAPSPIFRNNTYYLYFGANDIQQGDGKVGGIGVAKSNNPAGPYVDAIGRPLIGQFINGAQPIDQNIFIDDDGQAYLYYGGHGHCNVVKVNNDMISVDSTSFKEITPSGYVEGALMFKRNGKYYLMWSEGGWTGPDYRVSYAIANSPLGPFPKVGTILSQNAAIATGSGHNTVVNVPGTDDWYIFYHRRPLGETDGNHRVLSYDRMSFNADGTIKPVEMSSQDNFCDGNSLGWTTYGATWSVSNGRYATPQVQDAKALLNTNYSALSYEADITPGASGDAGLIFRVSSPGAGLDAYKGYYAGISAGSDRVVLGKAGGGTWTELASAAATIDPNVTYHLSVVANGDRISVYLNRSSAPIVTAVDATYASGALGLRAHDSAAAFDNVNATKPPGVVFYADGGYGGLGVSLGAGSYTYTQLIAAGVPNDWMSSLRVPAGWTVQVYADDNFLGTMWKFTADTSLIPADANDKMSSVKIFAP; translated from the coding sequence GTGACTCGCGAAGACCGTGGTTCATTGCCTTCAGGGGGCACATGGCTGCGTCCCGGGTTGGGCCGCCTGGCGCCGCTGCTCCTGGCCGCCACGCTCCATTGTGGCGACGGGACGACGCCCTCCCAGAACACGGGAGGGGACGACGTCCCCAGCGGAGGCAGCGGCGGCTCGGACGTGTCGCCCACACCTGGTTCCGACTCTGGGGGAGCGGGCCCTGGCAATGAATCGCCGGGCAGCGTGCCCCTGGGGCCGGAGTGTTCGCCCGGCACCTCTGGCAATCCCTTCGTGGGCGGCTGGTACGCCGATCCCGACATGAAGATCTACAACGGCGTGTACTGGGTCTATCCGACGTACTCCGCTCCTTATGACCAGCAGACCTATCTGGACGCCTTCTCGTCCACGGATCTCATCCACTGGACGAAGCATTCCAGGGTCCTGGACAAGGCGAACGTGTCCTGGGCAACCCGGGCGATCTGGGCGCCGTCGCCCATCTTCCGCAACAACACCTATTACCTCTACTTCGGAGCCAACGACATCCAGCAGGGCGATGGAAAGGTGGGCGGTATCGGGGTCGCGAAGTCCAACAACCCCGCTGGGCCCTACGTCGACGCGATCGGCCGCCCGCTGATCGGCCAGTTCATCAACGGAGCGCAGCCGATCGATCAGAACATCTTCATCGACGATGACGGCCAAGCGTATCTCTATTATGGCGGCCATGGTCACTGCAATGTCGTCAAGGTCAACAATGACATGATCAGCGTGGACAGCACGTCCTTCAAGGAGATCACGCCGTCGGGCTACGTCGAGGGCGCGCTGATGTTCAAGCGCAACGGGAAGTATTACCTGATGTGGTCCGAGGGCGGGTGGACGGGGCCGGACTATCGCGTGTCGTATGCCATTGCCAACTCGCCGCTGGGGCCCTTCCCCAAGGTGGGGACGATCCTCAGCCAGAACGCGGCCATCGCCACCGGTTCGGGCCACAACACGGTGGTCAACGTCCCTGGGACGGACGACTGGTACATCTTCTATCACCGCCGTCCGCTCGGAGAGACGGACGGGAATCACCGCGTGCTCTCCTATGATCGCATGTCCTTCAACGCCGACGGGACCATCAAGCCGGTGGAGATGAGCAGCCAGGACAACTTCTGTGATGGCAACTCGCTGGGCTGGACCACCTACGGCGCGACGTGGTCCGTGTCGAACGGCCGGTATGCCACCCCGCAGGTGCAGGATGCGAAGGCCTTGCTGAACACCAATTACTCCGCGCTGTCCTATGAGGCCGACATCACGCCGGGTGCCTCCGGAGACGCTGGGTTGATCTTCCGGGTGAGCAGCCCGGGCGCCGGGCTCGACGCCTACAAGGGGTACTATGCCGGCATCTCCGCGGGCAGCGACAGGGTGGTGCTGGGCAAGGCGGGCGGAGGGACCTGGACCGAGCTCGCGAGCGCCGCCGCGACGATCGATCCGAATGTCACCTACCACCTCTCGGTCGTGGCCAACGGCGACCGCATCTCGGTCTATCTGAACCGTTCGTCGGCCCCCATCGTCACGGCCGTCGACGCCACGTATGCCTCGGGGGCGCTTGGACTCCGGGCCCATGACAGCGCGGCCGCGTTCGACAACGTGAATGCCACGAAGCCGCCCGGAGTCGTCTTCTACGCGGATGGCGGGTACGGCGGTCTCGGAGTCTCGCTGGGCGCCGGGAGCTACACGTACACGCAGCTCATCGCGGCGGGCGTCCCCAACGACTGGATGAGCTCGCTCCGCGTCCCCGCCGGCTGGACGGTGCAGGTCTATGCGGACGACAACTTCCTCGGAACGATGTGGAAGTTCACGGCGGATACGTCGCTGATCCCGGCGGACGCCAACGACAAGATGTCGTCGGTGAAGATCTTCGCGCCGTAG
- a CDS encoding NUDIX domain-containing protein — protein MDPQPRVGVGAFIQDPDRRLLLVRRRRMPEADHWGLPGGKVDFGETLRAAVVREIAEELGVEIALDGLLCLVDQIDVAAGTHWVSPVYRAHIVRGEPINREPAALAEVGWFALDALPQPLTLSTRTALARGDER, from the coding sequence ATGGATCCACAACCCCGTGTTGGTGTCGGCGCATTCATCCAAGACCCGGACCGAAGACTGCTGCTGGTGCGGCGCCGACGCATGCCCGAGGCGGACCATTGGGGTCTGCCGGGCGGCAAGGTCGACTTCGGCGAGACGCTGCGAGCCGCCGTGGTCCGGGAGATCGCCGAGGAACTGGGCGTGGAGATCGCTCTCGACGGGCTGCTGTGCCTCGTCGATCAGATCGACGTGGCGGCGGGCACCCATTGGGTGTCGCCGGTCTACCGGGCCCATATCGTCCGGGGCGAGCCGATCAACCGCGAACCGGCGGCCCTGGCCGAGGTGGGCTGGTTCGCGCTGGATGCCCTGCCACAACCCCTGACCTTGTCGACCCGGACGGCGTTGGCTCGGGGGGATGAACGCTAG
- a CDS encoding TonB-dependent receptor translates to MATLLLARPALAAAQPAQPPPPASTPAREPPPEGSEDTALTLGEVVQVQGRGVGPLSSAEVLTSVNILGREQLEQENANEPLELLRRAPAVYVDTYNQGVVGSELGLRGFSTQGETAHTRLLIDGIPSNLHIGVSDLKSVFPLEIERMEVVKGTNDPRYGLNNVAGNVNVHTRRGGNERKVRLLGGSFVTLEPQVLAGFDDGRLAQTYFAAYRHGNGYRANSDTNRLAASGKWFLELDERSRVGLILRGMNLAAQAPGYLTLDEVRLDPTASVDYANRDGGAQRNLHASLHVDHDFSSSLSWSLKAYGQGFRRTRWVRQSTESSQQERIENEKQYGALSVLTLRTDELGLEGFSAEWGVDYQFQDNLHQRYRTRERERTGAPVRHHDFGFHSFGSYLQARAWPLDTLKLVAGLRVDGLAGRFHDRLSGKEYGINDSGPIWQPKLSAVFTPLYGHNLYANYGRTFQTGVGLGAYRTQAEPLAPSLNDGWEVGYKTNPVSWLTGRVSYWRQYASNEVQLRFDNSGDSENVGQTLRRGFDVELNLQPLEPLLVWGAFSRHVSEQVEPGLAFPARKGKELDHVPDFSAKAGVDYRPLPALRTSLWMYAQGDYYLDKENTLGQYGDYLTLNLDLSYELTSWLQVAVQVKNLLDARYSSSVWYRNFEANAVLYNPADGRSFYVSTTATF, encoded by the coding sequence ATGGCCACGCTGCTGTTGGCGCGGCCAGCGCTCGCCGCGGCCCAGCCGGCACAGCCCCCGCCGCCCGCCTCCACGCCCGCCCGGGAGCCGCCACCCGAGGGCAGCGAGGACACGGCCCTCACCCTGGGAGAGGTCGTCCAGGTGCAGGGTCGGGGCGTGGGCCCGCTCTCCAGCGCCGAGGTGCTCACCTCCGTCAACATCCTCGGCCGGGAACAGCTCGAGCAGGAGAACGCCAACGAGCCCCTGGAGCTGCTGCGACGCGCTCCCGCCGTCTACGTGGACACCTACAACCAGGGCGTCGTCGGCTCCGAGCTGGGCCTCCGTGGCTTCAGCACCCAGGGGGAGACCGCCCACACCCGGCTGCTCATCGACGGCATCCCCAGCAACCTGCACATCGGTGTGAGCGATCTCAAGTCGGTCTTCCCACTGGAGATCGAGCGCATGGAGGTGGTCAAGGGAACGAACGATCCGCGCTACGGCCTCAACAACGTGGCCGGCAACGTCAACGTGCACACCCGGCGCGGCGGCAACGAGCGCAAGGTGCGCCTGCTGGGCGGCAGCTTCGTCACGCTGGAGCCCCAGGTCCTGGCGGGGTTCGACGACGGGCGGCTGGCCCAGACGTACTTCGCCGCGTACCGCCACGGCAACGGCTACCGCGCGAACTCGGACACGAACCGGCTGGCCGCCTCCGGCAAGTGGTTCCTCGAACTCGATGAGCGCTCGCGGGTGGGTCTCATCCTCCGGGGCATGAACCTGGCGGCCCAGGCCCCCGGCTACCTCACGCTCGACGAGGTGCGCCTGGACCCCACCGCCTCGGTGGACTACGCGAACCGCGACGGAGGCGCGCAGCGCAACCTGCACGCCAGCCTGCACGTCGACCACGACTTCTCCTCGTCCCTCTCCTGGTCCCTCAAGGCCTACGGGCAGGGCTTCCGGCGAACCCGCTGGGTGCGCCAGAGCACCGAGTCCAGCCAGCAGGAGCGCATCGAGAACGAGAAGCAGTACGGCGCCCTCTCCGTGCTCACGCTGCGCACCGATGAGCTGGGCCTCGAGGGCTTCTCCGCCGAGTGGGGCGTGGACTACCAGTTCCAGGACAACCTCCACCAGCGCTACCGCACCCGCGAGCGCGAGCGCACCGGGGCCCCGGTGCGCCACCACGACTTCGGCTTCCACTCCTTCGGCTCCTACCTTCAGGCGCGAGCCTGGCCCCTGGACACGCTCAAGCTCGTGGCCGGCCTGCGGGTGGACGGTCTGGCGGGCCGCTTCCACGACCGGCTCTCGGGGAAGGAGTACGGCATCAACGACTCCGGCCCCATCTGGCAGCCCAAGCTGAGCGCCGTCTTCACGCCGCTGTATGGCCACAACCTGTACGCCAACTATGGCCGCACCTTCCAGACGGGGGTGGGCCTCGGCGCCTACCGGACCCAGGCCGAGCCCCTGGCCCCCTCGCTCAACGACGGCTGGGAGGTGGGTTACAAGACCAACCCCGTCTCCTGGCTCACCGGGCGCGTGTCCTACTGGCGGCAGTACGCGAGCAACGAGGTCCAGCTCAGGTTCGACAACTCGGGCGACTCGGAGAACGTGGGCCAGACACTGCGCCGGGGCTTCGACGTGGAGCTCAACCTCCAGCCCCTGGAGCCGCTCCTGGTGTGGGGCGCCTTCAGCCGCCACGTCTCCGAGCAGGTGGAGCCGGGGCTGGCCTTCCCCGCGCGCAAGGGCAAGGAGCTGGACCACGTGCCGGACTTCAGCGCCAAGGCGGGCGTGGACTACCGGCCCCTGCCCGCCCTGCGCACCTCGCTGTGGATGTACGCGCAGGGGGACTACTACCTGGACAAGGAGAACACCCTCGGCCAGTACGGCGACTACCTGACGCTCAACCTGGACCTGTCCTACGAGCTGACGTCCTGGCTCCAGGTGGCCGTGCAGGTGAAGAACCTGCTCGACGCCCGCTACTCCTCGTCCGTGTGGTACCGGAACTTCGAGGCGAACGCCGTCCTCTACAACCCCGCCGACGGGCGATCCTTCTACGTCTCCACCACGGCGACCTTCTAG
- a CDS encoding Plug domain-containing protein: MTSRLRAGPPRLQHPGGDRHTRLLIDGIASNLHIGVSDLKSVFPLEIERMEVVKGTNAPSQLCKHNRMDNPVNAYTQCPLRKLLLRLTI, encoded by the coding sequence ATGACGAGTCGGCTCCGAGCTGGGCCTCCGCGGCTTCAGCACCCAGGGGGAGACCGCCACACCCGGCTGCTCATCGACGGCATCGCCAGCAACCTGCACATCGGTGTGAGCGATCTCAAGTCGGTCTTCCCGCTGGAGATCGAGCGCATGGAGGTGGTCAAGGGAACGAACGCTCCGTCGCAATTATGCAAGCACAACAGAATGGACAATCCAGTGAACGCGTACACCCAGTGTCCACTGCGCAAGTTACTCTTGCGCTTGACCATCTAG
- a CDS encoding SagB/ThcOx family dehydrogenase has translation MKLRLAPGLVALNSPLGFTILSPHLNRQVDGGLLEERSFVTLLEQCREWIDRGQVSRLICERMNADSDAAEATIDELLGAGMLVMDADDQADGFRAQEEWSRYGWDEPFRFHWTINHIERFNYRQDGRAADIQMMESFVKAETPPPQYKEFTNKPFIALESNVDLEHGSVEDAFIGRQGAPRDLPMTLREFSWLTKLAYGQTAVRRLFVTGEHVAKTSPSGGSRHPTEVYPLVIDVEGLEPGLYHYSVKRHGLELLVAGNHTRFLREHIICREDRPNFRPRVAFVYTSIFARSMFRYRESFSYRVMHHDIGHLMTTFSLLLSSLSRPAYSAYSFHDEEVRSFLELDGYFEAPMAYSLAG, from the coding sequence ATGAAACTTCGGCTGGCTCCTGGGCTCGTTGCACTCAACAGTCCTCTAGGCTTCACCATCCTCAGCCCTCACCTCAATCGGCAGGTGGATGGTGGTCTGTTGGAAGAGCGCTCCTTCGTCACCCTGTTGGAGCAGTGTCGTGAGTGGATCGACCGGGGGCAGGTGAGTCGCCTGATCTGCGAGCGGATGAACGCAGATTCGGATGCCGCCGAGGCGACTATCGACGAACTCCTGGGCGCCGGCATGCTGGTCATGGATGCGGATGACCAAGCGGACGGCTTCCGCGCGCAAGAAGAATGGAGCCGGTACGGGTGGGATGAGCCATTTCGGTTCCACTGGACCATCAACCACATCGAGCGGTTCAACTATCGGCAGGACGGACGCGCAGCCGACATCCAGATGATGGAGTCGTTTGTCAAAGCCGAGACCCCACCGCCCCAGTACAAGGAGTTCACAAACAAGCCGTTCATCGCGCTTGAGAGCAATGTCGACCTGGAGCACGGCTCGGTCGAGGATGCGTTCATTGGCCGGCAGGGCGCGCCGCGCGATTTGCCAATGACGCTGCGCGAGTTCTCGTGGTTGACCAAGCTTGCCTACGGACAAACCGCAGTGCGGCGGCTGTTCGTCACCGGTGAGCACGTCGCGAAGACCAGCCCGTCGGGTGGCAGCCGCCATCCCACGGAGGTGTATCCGCTCGTGATTGACGTCGAAGGCTTGGAGCCGGGCCTCTATCATTACAGCGTGAAACGGCACGGTCTTGAGCTGCTCGTCGCAGGTAACCATACGCGGTTCCTCCGGGAGCACATCATCTGCAGAGAGGACCGCCCGAACTTCCGGCCGCGCGTCGCGTTCGTCTATACGTCCATCTTCGCACGCAGCATGTTCCGCTATCGCGAGTCGTTCTCGTACCGCGTGATGCACCACGACATCGGGCATCTGATGACGACGTTCTCACTGTTGCTGTCCTCGCTCTCCAGACCCGCTTACAGCGCCTACTCGTTTCACGATGAAGAGGTGCGCTCATTTCTTGAGCTCGACGGCTATTTCGAAGCGCCGATGGCCTATTCGCTGGCAGGGTGA
- a CDS encoding SagB/ThcOx family dehydrogenase: MLSTLKLNPLFRIRFDRAIHCDLLLEGETVEFPSPRFLELLAAVRSTCSREQTLRLAQEKLEVSEHEAADVIEDLITHHVLVSGDEERPELPAVKHWVDRNWLDGLILHLRSKDLKYEDDGAADPRQTNDQTFRSLMEAEKLPPFWKEYPDAQRIQLPPPAPFPRNEHLADVLLRRRSNRPYKVRRISLDVLSRMLTTANLETVALRERAEREVESNPGTMLLNSAFSALETYVAVYDVVGLAPGLYHYSPRDRSLVLVKEGSVRQDVQKVCIGQALSAAGACSFLISAAWKRYMYRYRHPRAYRNLMVNVAELAQKYLVLATAMDLHTFLTPNLLNDEADRLVGVNGYDEGILYVVTAG, encoded by the coding sequence ATGCTCTCGACGCTCAAGCTCAACCCACTTTTCCGGATCCGTTTCGACCGTGCCATTCATTGCGATCTGCTGCTTGAGGGCGAGACGGTTGAGTTCCCCAGCCCGCGCTTCCTCGAACTCCTCGCGGCGGTGCGCTCGACCTGCAGCCGCGAGCAGACCTTGCGCTTGGCCCAGGAGAAGCTTGAGGTTTCGGAGCATGAGGCCGCGGATGTCATCGAGGATCTCATCACCCACCATGTCCTCGTCTCCGGCGATGAGGAGCGGCCCGAGTTGCCCGCAGTGAAGCACTGGGTGGACCGTAACTGGCTCGATGGTCTCATCCTCCACCTCCGGTCCAAGGACTTGAAGTATGAGGACGACGGCGCCGCTGACCCGCGACAGACGAACGATCAGACCTTCCGGTCGCTGATGGAGGCCGAGAAGCTCCCCCCATTCTGGAAGGAGTACCCCGACGCTCAACGCATTCAGCTCCCTCCGCCCGCGCCATTCCCGCGAAATGAGCATCTCGCCGACGTGCTTCTGCGGCGACGCTCCAACCGCCCGTACAAGGTGAGGCGCATCTCGCTCGATGTGCTGAGCCGGATGCTCACCACCGCGAACCTTGAGACGGTCGCGCTACGGGAGCGCGCCGAGCGCGAGGTGGAGTCGAACCCGGGAACGATGCTACTCAACTCTGCGTTCTCGGCGCTCGAGACGTACGTGGCGGTCTACGATGTCGTGGGCTTGGCGCCGGGCCTCTATCACTACTCCCCGCGTGACCGCTCGCTCGTGCTCGTGAAGGAGGGGTCGGTGCGCCAGGACGTCCAGAAGGTGTGCATCGGCCAGGCGCTTTCCGCTGCGGGGGCCTGCTCGTTCCTGATCTCGGCGGCATGGAAGCGATACATGTACCGATACCGCCACCCGCGAGCATACCGGAACCTGATGGTCAACGTGGCGGAACTCGCGCAGAAGTACTTGGTGCTGGCCACCGCGATGGACCTGCACACCTTCCTCACCCCGAACCTCTTGAACGACGAGGCCGACCGGCTGGTCGGTGTGAACGGCTATGACGAGGGCATCCTCTATGTCGTCACTGCCGGATGA
- a CDS encoding SagB/ThcOx family dehydrogenase: protein MSSLPDEHDPVAPLAAGKRFYFWASLAHHRVSSFGHFPHPPTLPARTLTAAASAPPHTREQLGGSLLSALERRRSTRTFGNTPLAQHELMTLLWATYGGLESGRRTVPSSGSVYPLRLRVVVRAVEGLAPQVYAFDHHNGELTPEPEVPAPMELQTWYVTRHVNFDGSAALVVMIGDLSRIAAVYGERGYRFLHLEAGHAGQNLCLAASLLDVPHVALGGFDDDVVNRAFHLEGSDSFVVYSVLLGCHQG, encoded by the coding sequence ATGTCGTCACTGCCGGATGAACACGACCCTGTTGCGCCGCTCGCTGCCGGCAAGCGCTTCTACTTCTGGGCTTCGCTAGCGCACCACCGGGTCTCGAGCTTCGGCCATTTCCCGCACCCACCCACGCTGCCTGCCCGGACGTTGACGGCGGCCGCCTCTGCGCCCCCTCACACCCGAGAACAGCTCGGCGGGTCGTTGCTCTCCGCCCTGGAACGGCGCCGCTCGACGCGCACCTTCGGCAATACCCCGCTCGCCCAGCACGAGCTGATGACCCTGCTGTGGGCGACGTACGGCGGGCTTGAGTCTGGCCGTCGCACCGTTCCTTCGAGTGGCTCGGTCTATCCGCTGCGGCTCCGGGTGGTCGTCCGGGCCGTAGAGGGACTCGCACCGCAGGTCTATGCCTTCGACCATCATAACGGCGAGCTGACTCCCGAGCCTGAGGTCCCGGCGCCGATGGAGCTTCAGACTTGGTATGTCACCCGCCATGTGAACTTCGATGGCTCGGCGGCGTTGGTGGTGATGATTGGAGACCTGTCTAGGATTGCCGCTGTCTATGGCGAGCGCGGCTACCGGTTCCTGCACCTTGAAGCGGGCCACGCGGGCCAGAACCTCTGCCTCGCCGCCTCACTCCTCGACGTACCGCACGTGGCCCTTGGCGGGTTCGACGACGACGTAGTCAATCGGGCCTTTCACCTCGAGGGGTCGGACAGCTTTGTCGTGTATAGCGTATTGCTCGGGTGCCACCAGGGCTGA